A single window of Eucalyptus grandis isolate ANBG69807.140 chromosome 1, ASM1654582v1, whole genome shotgun sequence DNA harbors:
- the LOC104431034 gene encoding uncharacterized protein LOC104431034, with the protein MADWVAAFGIGLISHNQDISHQQVTGDPHDVGVSCWGHKNAERLRALNLSSLPRLRESMLSGLRLGKTIISQGANDKLIEEVNAPRDGYSDGEEAKLLESTMVKHAYYFFQIFNVFIGNLIFKREERKMSREYFCKVSAIDALRVISIELNFMYEVLYTKALAIHSRWSYIFRFINFTSIVLAFVLFNRLQKDGLFELDVEITYSLLFGGIALDVIALFMLIFSDWTVAGIKWYTTGSSKLDSFLHKLVSTTDELREPRFVVGEAENNSNVIYTVLDTPLIFRRWSESISACNLFSETLKESPTMMYKHDRPWGITTFSNICNFPFCVAKKIISCLQEAGEIIRGRGPRERLMIANTKYVSKNPFIKKLWIYIFNELKRKSENANDLAEVREIFEARGNLFLESEPVGIECGHLLLYVTEVNYDASIIMWHLATEMWYNNEKSTGENDEREFSKILSDYMMYLCLNQPNVTFAVEGIAQMTSAETVRELWGHADGATKDVKGLCKILSGIFEPTSPLRGPGILALKLGSLQDLKWRVMSGVWVEMLSYAASHIRGEAHVKVLSKGGELLTFVWLLMAHFGCLYIPEWGMHYEPLGEWTNLSNF; encoded by the exons ATGGCTGACTGGGTAGCTGCATTTGGGATCGGGCTCATCTCTCACAACCAAG ATATTTCCCATCAACAAGTCACAGGTGATCCCCACGATGTTGGTGTTTCTTGCTGGGGTCACAAAAATGCGGAGAGGTTACGAGCACTTAATCTCTCGAGCCTCCCAAGGCTTAGGGAATCAATGCTCTCAGGCCTCCGGCTTGGAAAAACGATAATCTCACAAGGTGCAAACGACAAATTAATTGAAGAAGTCAATGCTCCAAGGGATGGATACTCTGATGGAGAAGAAGCAAAGCTTCTTGAGAGTACCATGGTGAAGCATGCttactatttttttcaaatctttaatGTCTTCATTGGGAACCTTATATTCAAACGTGAGGAACGCAAAATGAGCCGAGAGTATTTTTGCAAAGTTTCCGCAATAGATGCATTAAGGGTGAtatcaattgaactcaatttcatGTACGAGGTGCTTTATACAAAAGCTTTGGCAATACATTCCAGGTGGAGCTACATTTTCCGCTTCATAAACTTCACTAGCATTGTGTTGGCTTTTGTTTTATTCAATCGCTTGCAGAAGGATGGGCTCTTTGAACTTGATGTAGAAATTACTTATTCCCTTCTTTTTGGAGGAATTGCTCTTGATGTGATAGCTCTGTTCATGCTTATTTTCTCTGATTGGACTGTTGCTGGAATCAAGTGGTATACCACAGGATCATCTAAACTAGATTCATTTCTCCACAAGTTGGTATCTACCACGGATGAGCTGAGGGAGCCCCGCTTCGTTGTAGGTGAAGCGGAGAATAATAGCAATGTTATTTACACGGTCTTAGATACACCATTAATATTTCGAAGGTGGTCGGAATCTATCTCTGCTTGCAACCTTTTTTCCGAGACTTTGAAGGAGAGTCCGACAATGATGTATAAGCATGATCGTCCTTGGGGCATCACCACTTTTTCTAATATCtgcaattttccattttgtgtGGCTAAAAAGATCATCTCTTGTCTCCAAGAAGCTGGTGAGATTATAAGAGGCCGTGGTCCAAGGGAAAGACTAATGATTGCGAATACGAAGTACGTGTCAAAGAATCCCTTTATTAAGAAACTATGGATTTATATCTTTAATGAGCTCAAACGCAAATCCGAGAATGCAAATGATCTGGCAGAGGTGAGGGAAATATTTGAGGCCCGAGGTAACCTATTTCTCGAAAGTGAGCCGGTGGGGATTGAATGTGGCCATCTTTTATTGTATGTCACCGAGGTTAATTACGACGCTAGTATAATAATGTGGCATCTTGCTACCGAAATGTGGTACAACAATGAAAAATCCACAGGCGAAAACGATGAAAGGGAATTCAGTAAGATCCTCTCCGACTACATGATGTATCTTTGCCTTAATCAGCCCAATGTGACGTTTGCTGTGGAGGGGATTGCCCAAATGACATCAGCGGAGACGGTGCGCGAGCTATGGGGCCATGCTGACGGTGCGACCAAGGATGTGAAGGGGCTGTGCAAGATATTGTCAGGTATTTTCGAACCGACATCCCCGCTCCGTGGACCGGGGATTTTGGCCCTAAAGTTGGGTAGCCTCCAGGATTTGAAGTGGAGGGTGATGAGCGGAGTGTGGGTTGAGATGCTGTCATATGCAGCAAGTCATATAAGGGGAGAGGCACATGTGAAGGTGCTAAGCAAAGGTGGAGAGCTTCTAACCTTTGTCTGGCTATTAATGGCTCATTTCGGCTGTCTATATATACCTGAATGGGGCATGCACTATGAACCCTTGGGGGAATGGACCAATTTGTCTAACTTCTAA